TCTCTGCCATACATCTGCGGCTTCGTACATCGGGTTCAGGTGCTTCACGTCTGTATCGCACTTGAACTGGGCAGATTGTCCTGCCTCAGTAATGCTGAACTTGAGATATGGTTTTTCGAAAAGAGGGATGGTCTCTGTTTCCGCCTTCCTGAAAAGGTTCAATCATTCCTTCTTACCTTGAAGGGCCGAGGCCTGCCGGGCAGAGAGTGCCAGGGCGGGGACGGTTGAGAGGCAGAACTTCATCTGGAATAGCGGCAGGTGTCAAGCTATGTGCATAAGAGACTTCCTATCTTAGACGCACGAGATGGAGGGCGCGTTGTCCGTACAAAAACGACAGCAAACCTCCACCGTTGAGCCGAAAAGTACCGTTGTAATGCGGCACATTTTTAGGCGGTATACAGATGGAAAGTCGTGGGGGAGATGGGCGTTGTGTGGTCGACTGTGTGGCCTGAGGGTTATTGAAGGATTCCACAAGTGATCAACGCATGCGTGTAAATTGACGCAGTGAGCGTTCATTTATGCCATTGCTCTATGCTTCTCGGAGGCCGGTGTAGCTCCCGGCCTGATTCCAGGCGGTTTGCACGGAAACGGGAAACCAAAACAGCGACGACAtggcagcgacagagaccctGGACTGGGTTaaaagcagaaggaaagtTACAGAAGCCGTGCAAATAAGCAAGACTCACTAGAGGCAGGACATGATGTGGCACTTGGCCACGCATCATTGCATTTACCCTTGCATACCAGCAGAAAGAACCGAGGAATAACCCTGCTTCATTGAGCATACCCCCACATAAAAGAAGAGCCAGATTTAGCGGAGGTACATAATCAGCTTAAGCTAATTGCGAAAGGGATGCAACGAGACCGATGACAGCAATCATGGCGGTCAGCACGGGGCGGccagcagaggaagcgatgTGGAAAGTAACCTTGCACTGTTTAGTTTGGTTGCCCTGGGATTTAGTAGCAACTTCCTTGTCCGAGCAGATAACGTGGAGGTCGTGTTTTTCCGTGGGCAACGCGGGAACTGTGAGGGTGTATGACGGTTCCGCTTTGGTTCGTGTGTCCTTTTCAGCAGCCACCGGCGCTGTTTTGAATGTTGCGCTGGGAAGGAGGTCGGTGAGGGGAACCACAGTTTCTCCGGAGTACATCAGAGGGTTCGTTTCGTTGTACTTCGGGTGCAAGTGGTTGACGCCTGTATCGCACTTGAACTGGGCAGATTGTCCTGCCTCGGTAATGTTGAAGGTGAGAGGGGCATTCTCTTTGCAAATAGGGATATCCGTTGCGCCTTGAGAATCTTGCTGAAGGTCGTTGCCGGACTCGGTGCCTCGCAGGGCGGAGGCCTGCTGGATCGAGAGTATCAGAGCGGCGAGTGTCAGGAGCGAGAGCTTCATCTTGCAGAGGCTGCATCGACAAGCATCACACAGTAGAGAGCATCATAATGAAGAAGTGAAGCAACATGGAGGGGCATTCAGTAGCAAGATCGACGGGGATTAAAAGTTAAACTGGAGGGAACTACGCACTTTTGAGAACCTCTGGAGGGAGAGTTTCGCCGTACCCGCCTGGCACACCGATTATCGGCACTGCCAGGAGATATCCGCACACGGAGACACTACCGTGGAAAATCAACGAAAATGACCAAGATCCGTCATGTTATGCTATAAATTGTAGTTCGAACTGGTGCTTAAAAGGGCATGGGGGTGTGCACGGGGCTCTTTCTCGTGGTTTTTCCCACGCCCGCAAGGGCCAGGTCAAAGGGGAGGGGGGATTACGCGCCCGGATCAGCAACAGGGTACCAGAGAAGCTGtcaacagcgagagaagaaaccaaCCGAAACTCGAACAACACAACGCTTGTCTTGCTTTTTTGGGGACATGATTAGTTCTTATGCTCAGAGCTCTTGACTAAACTGAGGTGCAAACCTTGTTGAACCGGGCAACGGCGAGGGCTTGCCGCAGGGCGCCGCAACGGAAAGGCAAAATCGGTGCCTCTATGAAACTTACACGTTGAAACGGAAATGCCGTTTCCCAGGGGTAAGAGgaggtgaagagaaagaaaggttGTTTAGACAAATGGGGGAACTCTGCAACGAAAGGAAGTGCACAGATGGGAAGTGGAACCGCGGGCGGAGGGAACCCCAGCGCGATCCTCCTACACCCTCTCGGAAAACGGTTGAGGTAGCTGGGCGAGAGCGGCGAAACCGGCGTGGGTGCGAGTAGCGTTCATTTGTACTGTCCGGCGTTCTGACGTCTTCAGCTTTCGTCAAATCAaccctttctccttttcaggAGAGTGTGCCAAGACTaaagaagaagtggagatggaggagagaggagacaactTACAAATCGGCAAGCGACAAATGGGTTAAGCGGTGGTGCTATCAGATCGGACTCGATGACCTGCCTCACCGATTTTTCTTGTACGAAATGGCAGTAAGGGATCTCTGCGAAAGGCATTCTTCCGATGAATGCAATTgccggaaagagagaaaggaaggacaCAAAATCGGGGCGCGGTTATAACTGAATGCTTCGTTTCATAGGCGTGTACAAAAGTATGGAAGGCATTTTTGCATCCTTGTAGTAATTTTCTTGCAAGTAAGTTcctcagtgcatgcagcgggtGCCACTCAGCAGATTAAAATGAAGCTCCGCCAAAATCCACATTGATGTCTACGcgaatacatatatatatatatatatatatgaatctAAAGGGATAGATGGATAGATGACAGTCGAGTCCTCGGCATGCATCTACGTAGAGATGTATGCTCATGAGATGTGTACAATGTATAACAAGTGTGTCTTCAAATCAACAGCTAGGTGTTTGTGGTAATATGTGTATCTTTATGTagaagagagcaggaagagacatCGTTTCCTTTGGTGTCGAGTTTTCAGGTGACGCGGTTCCTTCTGTAGCGAGGACTAAACGATTCTGTTGACGTGCGTAGGGAAATACAAGACATCGTAATGCGTACATCATTGCTCAACTGAAAAGCCACGCTGCAAAAGCGAACAACAGATACCTCGTGAAGCTCATTCTACCAGACCCTGTCGTGCGTCTATAGGTTGCTATACGGGAAAGTGTTCCCAGAAAAAATCGGCAACCGTTCCGGAAGACAGAAGTGACAAACGCCATGTCGGAGGGAGCTACGGGAACGGCACATCAAATCACCAGTACATTTCATCCAGCCCTGTGTACAAAAGACACCACCTGGTTCCTTAGCCACATGAATTGTAAAGAGTGTGATTTGCAAAATCAACAAAAAACTGTGAGGATCTGGCGCAAACGCTAGGACTCAAATCGTTACGTGCAAGCACAGtgcggcgagagcgagatAATTATTGGGGGGTCAATCATGAATGGTGGAGACGAGTGTGGTCTCGCGTTAACGGTAACAGCATTAAGTACGATAATATCGAAGGTGTAGCGTGCAGCAGGAGTGTGCGTGCCAAGACATGGCGAGAAAAAGCCGTGGCATGAAAGGAAGCTTATCGTAAATCTGTTTAGCTTCGTATAGCTACCGACCTGACTCGAAGGGGCCGTTTGTGACGGATGAGGAACCCGATGCAGCGAAGATGAGAGGTATCCGATAAAAAGGTAACCAACCAAACTTATAGCATAAATATGGTGCAATGGGAGCTaaggaaaaagacgaaaaacgagggGAGCAAACCTCACTGGAGGGCCACGACATGGTATGGTGGCTGGCCACCACCCATCGTTGAACTCCAACTTTCGTACCGCAGAAACAACGAGGCAAGAACCCTAATTCATTTGAAGTGGCCCATGTAAATGGGCAGCCAGAATCACTGGAGGTAAATGAGTGGTTTAGGAGAAGTGCAGCAGAGATGCAACGACACCAGCAACGGTGCCCGCGGTCACGACGGGGCGgacagcagaggaagcgatgTGGAAGTTAACCTGGCAGTCATTGGTGTCAGCGCGGCTACTCGCTGGTGTACCAGTGGCCGTGCAGTTGACATGGAGCTGATATTCTTCACTGGGCAAGACGGGGACCGTGAAGTTGTACTCCTTCTCAGTACCAGCAGGCTGGGTCATCGTGGTAGTACTGATAGCAGCAGCTGCCTCGACTTCTTTGAATGTCGCGCTAGGCAGGAATTCACGGATGTGGCGTGGCTTGTCTCCATCGTACATTTGCGGGTTGTTTTCGTCGAGCTTTGGGTTCAGGTACTGGAGTCCTTTACCGCACTTGAAGTGGACAGACTGCCCACCTTCGGTGATGTTGAAGCTGAGCGCGTGGCCCTGCTGGCAAGTCTGGATGGTGACATCAGGTTG
This window of the Toxoplasma gondii ME49 chromosome VI, whole genome shotgun sequence genome carries:
- the SRS22C gene encoding SAG-related sequence SRS22C (encoded by transcript TGME49_238470~Gene product name based on ToxoDB Community Expert Annotation.~Signal peptide predicted by SignalP 2.0 HMM (probability 1.000) with cleavage site probability 0.919 at residue 20); protein product: MKLSLLTLAALILSIQQASALRGTESGNDLQQDSQGATDIPICKENAPLTFNITEAGQSAQFKCDTGVNHLHPKYNETNPLMYSGETVVPLTDLLPSATFKTAPVAAEKDTRTKAEPSYTLTVPALPTEKHDLHVICSDKEVATKSQGNQTKQCKVTFHIASSAGRPVLTAMIAVIGLVASLSQLA
- the SRS22D gene encoding SAG-related sequence SRS22D (encoded by transcript TGME49_238480~Gene product name based on ToxoDB Community Expert Annotation.~Signal peptide predicted by SignalP 2.0 HMM (probability 0.998) with cleavage site probability 0.450 at residue 24); the protein is MLKNLLKMKFSLLTLAAIAVPASALQAKSDNPTGQQPDVTIQTCQQGHALSFNITEGGQSVHFKCGKGLQYLNPKLDENNPQMYDGDKPRHIREFLPSATFKEVEAAAAISTTTMTQPAGTEKEYNFTVPVLPSEEYQLHVNCTATGTPASSRADTNDCQVNFHIASSAVRPVVTAGTVAGVVASLLHFS